A region of Scleropages formosus chromosome 2, fSclFor1.1, whole genome shotgun sequence DNA encodes the following proteins:
- the hyal4 gene encoding hyaluronidase-4: MPTVPERATPHHAVFTPSALTCSWFALIAHVAFSQKPAKLPLIDRKPFIAAWNAPLDLCISKYNVSANLNLFHIQGSPRAIRTGQDVTIFYANRLGHYPFYTEHGMPVNGGVPQNCSLESHLRKANRDINHYIPAEDFHGLAVIDWEYWRPQWSRNWHKKDIYRRKSRELVRNGYINVTEEQVEELAHRRFEKSAMAFMRETLELGTRTRPQGLWGFYLYPDCHNYNLHEHNYTGSCPLTEQVRNNELQWMWNSSTALFPSVAIRRRHADSVSNLHFSRCRVLESLRIATLPSLEYELPTFVYMRLGYRDEALAFLTTKDLIHTIGESAALGAAGFVIWGDLNLTSSRHNCSKVKAFLSHRLGRYITNVTRAAEACSDFLCHGGGRCVRKDPHAPHYLHLSSASHRISSVGGGDFVVTGRHSERELRLLDERFRCHCYQGYDGDRCSSLATAHESSAVGRERSAPFLPLLLSLFFLWAG, from the exons ATGCCCACGGTGCCCGAGAGGGCAACACCTCACCATGCCGTGTTCACCCCTTCTGCGCTCACCTGCTCATGGTTTGCCCTTATCGCTCACGTCGCCTTCAGCCAGAAGCCTGCCAAGTTGCCCCTGATTGACCGCAAGCCTTTCATTGCTGCCTGGAATGCGCCGCTTGACTTGTGCATCAGCAAGTACAACGTGAGCGCTAATCTCAACCTCTTCCACATCCAGGGCAGCCCTCGAGCAATCAGGACTGGCCAGGATGTCACCATCTTCTATGCCAACCGCCTGGGCCATTATCCCTTTTACACGGAGCATGGGATGCCCGTCAACGGTGGCGTGCCGCAGAACTGCAGCCTGGAGTCCCACCTGCGCAAGGCCAACCGGGACATCAACCACTACATCCCCGCGGAGGACTTTCATGGCCTGGCCGTCATCGACTGGGAGTACTGGCGCCCACAGTGGAGCCGCAACTGGCATAAGAAGGACATCTACCGTAGGAAGTCCCGGGAGCTTGTCCGCAACGGCTACATCAACGTGACAGAGGAACAGGTGGAAGAGCTGGCACACCGCAGATTCGAAAAAAGCGCCATGGCCTTTATGAGGGAGACGCTGGAGCTGGGCACCCGCACTCGGCCCCAGGGCCTCTGGGGCTTCTACCTCTACCCCGACTGCCACAACTACAACCTGCATGAGCACAACTACACAGGCTCCTGTCCACTGACGGAGCAGGTCCGCAATAATGAACTCCAGTGGATGTGGAATAGCAGCACGGCACTCTTCCCCTCGGTGGCTATCAGGAGGCGCCACGCAGACAGCGTCAGTAACCTGCACTTCTCCCGCTGCCGGGTTCTGGAGTCCCTGCGCATTGCGACCCTCCCCTCCCTGGAGTATGAGCTGCCCACCTTTGTGTACATGCGCCTGGGCTACAGAGACGAGGCCTTGGCCTTCCTCACCACA AAGGACCTGATCCACACTATTGGAGAGAGCGCTGCCCTGGGGGCAGCAGGCTTTGTGATCTGGGGTGACCTCAACCTAACCTCCTCCAGG CACAACTGCTCCAAAGTGAAGGCCTTCCTGAGCCACCGACTGGGCCGCTACATTACGAACGTCACGCGCGCGGCGGAAGCATGCAGCGACTTCCTGTGCCACGGCGGCGGCCGCTGCGTGCGGAAGGATCCGCACGCCCCTCACTACCTGCACCTGTCCAGCGCGAGCCACCGCATCTCGTCCGTCGGGGGCGGGGACTTCGTGGTCACGGGGCGCCACTCAGAGCGCGAGCTGCGCCTTCTGGACGAACGGTTCCGCTGTCATTGTTACCAGGGCTACGACGGAGATCGGTGCTCGAGTCTCGCGACGGCGCACGAGAGCTCGGCTGTAGGGCGCGAGCGTTCGGCGCCGTTTCTGCCGCTGCTTCTGTCCCTCTTCTTTCTGTGGGCGGGATGA